A single genomic interval of Celeribacter indicus harbors:
- a CDS encoding ABC transporter permease: MTQTTDFLRFILHRPGATFGLALLVLQVVAILFAPLLTTHSPTQANPLMSLKPPSPEHWLGTDVSGMDIYSRIVFATRINLLISVTAVATAFLIGVPTGLVVGYYRNWSSTLVMRVFDFIQSFPVFVLGMALVSVMGQEIWNVAIVLAALFVPVFARLIRAEALSLRDRPFVAAARCSGATDWQIMFRHVLPNALTPAIVQISISLGMAILLTAGLSFIGAGVRMPTPEWGLMVSVGSQQMILGVWWVALFPGLAIIFSVLSFSLLADGLREYVDPRRERR, from the coding sequence ATGACCCAAACGACCGACTTCCTTCGCTTCATCCTGCATCGACCTGGGGCAACCTTCGGACTTGCGCTGCTGGTCTTGCAGGTCGTTGCAATTCTCTTTGCACCGCTCCTCACAACACATTCCCCGACGCAGGCAAATCCGCTCATGTCCCTTAAGCCGCCCTCGCCTGAGCACTGGCTGGGCACTGACGTATCGGGGATGGACATCTATTCGCGCATCGTCTTCGCGACGCGGATCAACCTGCTGATCTCGGTAACCGCTGTGGCCACCGCTTTCCTGATCGGCGTGCCAACCGGCCTCGTCGTCGGATATTACCGGAACTGGTCGAGCACGCTGGTGATGCGCGTCTTCGATTTCATCCAGTCCTTCCCGGTGTTTGTTCTGGGCATGGCTCTCGTCTCCGTCATGGGACAGGAGATCTGGAACGTGGCAATCGTACTCGCGGCTCTGTTCGTGCCGGTCTTCGCCCGGCTCATCCGCGCAGAGGCGCTTTCGCTGCGCGACCGCCCCTTCGTGGCGGCAGCCCGCTGCTCCGGTGCGACTGACTGGCAGATCATGTTCCGCCATGTCCTCCCGAACGCCCTGACGCCGGCCATCGTGCAGATCTCGATCTCGCTGGGCATGGCAATCCTTCTCACTGCCGGGCTCTCCTTCATCGGCGCCGGTGTACGGATGCCGACGCCGGAATGGGGTTTGATGGTCTCCGTTGGTTCTCAGCAAATGATCTTGGGAGTCTGGTGGGTCGCACTCTTCCCAGGGCTGGCCATTATCTTCTCGGTGCTAAGCTTTTCCCTTCTGGCAGACGGCTTGCGAGAATACGTGGACCCCCGCAGGGAGCGACGCTGA
- a CDS encoding SDR family NAD(P)-dependent oxidoreductase: MMQSPDLSFSLAGRKALVTGGSRGIGAAIARLFAEAGADVAVCHFGDKGGADDLSKNFRELDRVLHAHECDVAQETEVDALAEWTTETLGKIDILVNCAGIGGQDKPFREVSVAEWDRMIGINLRGVFLVTRAFFPGMIDRGYGRIVNVASQLAYKGAPGLAAYVAAKSGVVGLTRALSYEGAPHNVMVNGIAPGPVETPLLLSHSDAWLKMKKGQLPVGRFGRTYEIAPTALLLASETGGAFYCGQTLSPNGGDVML; the protein is encoded by the coding sequence ATGATGCAGAGCCCTGACCTTTCCTTCTCTCTTGCCGGGCGCAAGGCGCTCGTGACCGGCGGCAGCCGCGGCATCGGCGCAGCCATCGCAAGGCTTTTTGCAGAGGCGGGCGCGGACGTGGCAGTCTGTCATTTCGGCGACAAAGGAGGTGCAGACGATCTTTCTAAAAACTTCAGGGAGCTTGACCGCGTACTGCACGCGCACGAATGCGACGTCGCCCAAGAGACGGAGGTCGACGCCCTCGCCGAGTGGACAACCGAAACCCTGGGCAAAATCGATATTCTCGTCAATTGCGCAGGCATCGGTGGACAAGACAAACCGTTCCGCGAGGTCTCGGTCGCGGAATGGGATCGTATGATCGGGATAAACTTGCGCGGAGTCTTTCTGGTCACCCGTGCCTTCTTCCCCGGCATGATCGACCGCGGTTATGGCCGGATCGTCAATGTGGCGTCTCAATTGGCCTACAAGGGCGCCCCCGGCCTCGCGGCCTATGTAGCGGCGAAATCCGGAGTGGTCGGGCTGACGCGGGCTCTCTCCTACGAGGGCGCGCCGCATAATGTCATGGTCAACGGCATCGCCCCCGGTCCCGTCGAAACTCCGCTTCTACTCTCGCACAGCGACGCGTGGCTCAAGATGAAAAAAGGCCAACTGCCCGTCGGGCGCTTCGGCCGGACCTATGAAATCGCGCCGACGGCGCTGCTGCTCGCTTCCGAGACAGGCGGCGCCTTCTATTGCGGCCAGACCCTTTCGCCCAATGGCGGCGACGTGATGCTATAA
- a CDS encoding ABC transporter substrate-binding protein, producing the protein MRCEPVSFANSRDLKSQSLRSTLKLAACGLFSLAAFPACEAWAQSAAQTLIVAGPRTPESLDQEYPPTEAVHEMRRNVYERLLAYEMTEGDDGVLYEDFGNIGGSLAESWEVSPEFTSITFTLRSDVVSSWGNPLDADDVMWSFERGWNLKSNFHWYMTQVLKIENFETAFTKVDDQTVRVTVPEPSPLLEKLWTNSDLGILDADKMQEIATDSDPWGQRWLATNSASFGPYSVSKYAPGQEVIYEANEEYFRGAPEIKRVIFREMPTSANRVAALQAGAVDVAEYLAPRELALLGNMPGVRIEQVYGNYIHRVEMQNETPPFDNPKVRQAMNYLVPRDEISQAVYFGTARPTKSPISEIYPAFTDEYFQYEDNVEKAKELLAEAGYPDGFETELGYRTGDQIEEELAVILQTAFAQAGVTVQLSKLPASTLVERYTQGDIPMYFFRDMAIVPDAAYVANLWLNSNSLIDYSNFHSDEVNELIDNALSSTDEEARLTDMRRVQQITMEEAPWVFLFNPGYQLAMRDNVTGYSWYTPNGNAWFDFHKE; encoded by the coding sequence ATGAGATGCGAACCTGTTTCTTTTGCTAATTCCAGAGATCTGAAAAGCCAGAGCCTACGCTCGACCCTGAAACTTGCAGCCTGTGGCCTGTTCTCACTGGCAGCCTTCCCGGCGTGCGAAGCCTGGGCCCAATCCGCAGCGCAGACGCTCATCGTCGCCGGCCCACGTACGCCGGAATCTCTAGATCAGGAATACCCCCCCACGGAAGCGGTCCACGAGATGCGACGCAACGTCTACGAACGGCTGCTCGCCTATGAAATGACAGAAGGCGACGATGGAGTTCTTTACGAGGATTTCGGGAACATTGGTGGCTCCCTGGCCGAAAGCTGGGAAGTTTCCCCCGAGTTCACCTCCATCACTTTCACTCTTCGCTCCGACGTGGTGAGCAGTTGGGGAAATCCGCTGGATGCGGACGACGTCATGTGGTCCTTCGAGCGAGGATGGAATCTCAAGTCGAATTTCCACTGGTATATGACGCAGGTTCTCAAGATCGAAAATTTCGAGACGGCATTCACAAAGGTCGACGACCAGACTGTCAGGGTAACAGTGCCGGAACCGTCTCCCCTGCTCGAGAAGCTGTGGACGAACAGCGACCTCGGAATTCTCGATGCCGACAAGATGCAAGAGATTGCGACGGATTCCGATCCGTGGGGTCAGCGCTGGCTTGCAACGAACTCCGCATCCTTCGGCCCTTACTCCGTGTCCAAATACGCGCCGGGGCAGGAAGTTATCTACGAAGCCAACGAGGAGTACTTCCGCGGCGCGCCCGAGATCAAGCGCGTGATTTTCCGCGAGATGCCCACCAGCGCAAACCGTGTGGCCGCGCTTCAGGCCGGCGCGGTGGATGTCGCAGAATATCTGGCGCCGCGCGAACTTGCGCTGCTTGGAAACATGCCCGGCGTGCGCATCGAGCAGGTCTACGGGAACTATATCCACCGTGTCGAGATGCAGAACGAGACACCGCCCTTCGACAATCCGAAAGTGCGGCAGGCGATGAACTACCTCGTCCCGCGTGACGAGATCTCGCAGGCGGTGTATTTCGGCACCGCCCGTCCTACGAAAAGTCCCATATCCGAGATCTATCCGGCCTTCACGGACGAATACTTCCAGTACGAGGACAACGTGGAAAAGGCGAAGGAACTTCTGGCGGAAGCCGGCTATCCCGACGGTTTCGAAACCGAACTCGGTTATCGGACCGGCGACCAGATCGAAGAAGAACTGGCTGTAATCCTTCAGACGGCATTCGCGCAGGCGGGAGTGACGGTCCAGCTTTCGAAGCTTCCGGCCTCCACCCTGGTGGAACGATACACACAGGGCGACATCCCCATGTATTTCTTCCGGGACATGGCTATCGTGCCCGACGCAGCCTATGTCGCGAATCTCTGGCTGAACTCGAATTCGCTTATCGACTACTCAAATTTCCACAGCGATGAGGTGAACGAACTTATCGACAATGCACTTTCGTCGACTGACGAGGAAGCTCGTCTGACGGACATGAGGCGTGTTCAGCAAATCACCATGGAAGAGGCTCCTTGGGTATTCCTGTTCAACCCAGGCTACCAACTGGCCATGCGCGACAACGTGACAGGCTACTCTTGGTACACCCCCAACGGCAATGCCTGGTTCGATTTCCATAAGGAATAA
- a CDS encoding NAD-dependent epimerase/dehydratase family protein, which produces MNRKTVLVTGALGLIGHAVRLRLEERGDKVVAIDRVAGQIDGFDVSECDVTDIHGLYALARRHDFTHIVHCGAFSGPMVAADHPSRIVQVNIGGAVNIAELARNIGGARVAFASTATAYGVTPPGPVPEHTIMIPDSVYGATKASAEHLLNAYKLQFGLDTVSLRISWVYGPRRRTACLIRDMLCDALAGRASHIPFGKDFPRQYVHVDDVARAMLLALDTPLLPEQSYNITGGRRHTIGEVADIVSRVIPGARISVAPGEDPGDMRQALFDISAAARDLGYSPRVTLEDGIRSYFDWLKTERSTE; this is translated from the coding sequence ATGAACCGAAAGACCGTTCTCGTCACGGGGGCCTTGGGCCTGATCGGCCACGCCGTGCGTCTTCGCCTCGAGGAAAGAGGCGACAAAGTTGTTGCGATCGACCGGGTGGCCGGCCAGATTGACGGCTTCGATGTAAGTGAATGTGACGTGACCGATATTCACGGGCTCTATGCATTAGCTCGGCGCCATGACTTCACCCACATCGTGCATTGTGGTGCCTTCTCCGGGCCGATGGTCGCGGCGGATCATCCAAGCCGGATAGTTCAGGTCAATATCGGTGGCGCGGTCAACATTGCGGAGCTCGCCCGTAATATTGGCGGGGCTCGGGTGGCTTTTGCCTCAACGGCAACAGCATACGGCGTCACCCCGCCTGGACCGGTTCCAGAGCATACGATCATGATCCCCGACAGTGTCTACGGTGCCACGAAAGCTTCGGCCGAACACCTGCTCAATGCCTACAAGCTGCAATTCGGGCTGGACACGGTGAGCCTGAGGATCAGCTGGGTCTACGGGCCGCGACGGCGCACCGCCTGCCTGATCCGGGACATGCTTTGCGACGCACTCGCAGGCCGCGCCAGCCACATCCCCTTCGGCAAGGATTTTCCGCGCCAGTATGTGCATGTCGACGACGTGGCACGGGCCATGCTCCTCGCTCTCGACACGCCATTGCTGCCAGAGCAGAGCTACAACATCACAGGCGGGCGCCGACACACCATAGGCGAGGTCGCGGATATCGTCTCACGCGTAATCCCAGGCGCCCGGATCTCCGTCGCTCCCGGAGAAGATCCCGGAGACATGAGGCAGGCATTATTCGATATCTCCGCCGCCGCAAGAGATCTCGGCTACAGCCCACGCGTCACGTTGGAGGATGGTATCCGCAGCTATTTCGACTGGCTTAAAACAGAAAGAAGCACAGAATGA
- a CDS encoding EamA family transporter, which translates to METWIIVAAAAAAFQTLRFMLQKQLSMGTLSAGGATLARFWYSAPFVVVLLVIYLVARSVLLPEITPIFWFYSVAGGLAQILATWCVVALFAQRNFAVGITFKKTEVIQTALVGFLVLGDRISLPGIGAIVLGLTGVLVLSDTPSLEGRTWKRLGSRATILGVASGAFFAISAVGYRGATLSVESADPLLRAGVSLAVVTVMQSVALSLWLMWREPGQVTRVASAWRTAIWIGLSGMAGSLCWFTAFTLQNAAMVFAVGQVEVIFSIFATVLFFDERISRREAWGMALVTLSVMIVVAVR; encoded by the coding sequence ATGGAAACCTGGATTATAGTTGCCGCCGCCGCCGCGGCATTTCAGACGCTGCGTTTCATGCTCCAAAAGCAGCTCAGCATGGGGACGCTCAGCGCGGGTGGCGCAACGCTGGCGCGCTTTTGGTATTCGGCACCGTTCGTGGTCGTCCTCCTTGTGATCTATCTGGTCGCCCGAAGCGTCCTTCTTCCCGAAATCACACCGATCTTCTGGTTTTATTCCGTCGCGGGGGGATTGGCACAGATCCTGGCGACGTGGTGTGTCGTGGCCCTGTTCGCCCAGAGAAACTTCGCTGTGGGCATCACCTTCAAGAAAACGGAAGTCATTCAGACGGCCCTTGTCGGCTTCCTGGTTCTCGGAGACCGGATATCGCTCCCCGGAATAGGGGCGATTGTCCTGGGATTGACAGGTGTGCTCGTGCTCTCCGACACACCCAGCCTTGAGGGCCGCACCTGGAAGCGTTTGGGGAGCCGCGCAACGATCCTGGGAGTTGCATCCGGCGCGTTCTTCGCCATATCGGCGGTGGGCTATCGCGGCGCCACCCTTTCCGTCGAAAGCGCGGATCCCCTGTTGCGCGCGGGCGTGTCTCTGGCGGTCGTGACCGTGATGCAGTCCGTCGCACTCTCCTTATGGCTCATGTGGCGCGAGCCGGGGCAAGTGACACGAGTCGCCTCGGCGTGGCGCACAGCCATCTGGATCGGCCTGAGCGGCATGGCCGGCAGCCTGTGCTGGTTCACCGCCTTCACCCTCCAGAATGCAGCAATGGTTTTCGCTGTAGGTCAGGTGGAGGTCATCTTCTCCATATTCGCAACCGTCCTGTTTTTCGACGAGCGGATCAGTCGGCGGGAAGCATGGGGAATGGCCCTTGTCACGCTGTCGGTAATGATTGTTGTTGCAGTGCGATAA
- the nikE gene encoding nickel ABC transporter ATP-binding protein NikE has product MIHSLNIPILTTSELSVAFEEKTVLHTISLKLHRNEVLGIVGETGAGKSVLARALLDLLPGKGRISGGRVLIDDRDPTQLLPEELRQFRGGKISLIGTDAKSLLDPVRPVGEQVADVLRAHKGLSAKQAKARAIEIFTQVGIVDPASRAEAYPHQLSGGMAQRVIIAMALIAEPEIILADDATLGLDATIQVQVLDLLVARCREAGMAAMIITHDLGIVARYCDRVAIMREGRIVEERETHAFLEAPSTPYGAELLGAARARPVPMTSNDDPTKGLERPIIEVINLVKHFTTSARHVVRAVDDVSFSIRPGETLALVGESGSGKTTVGQCLVRLLGSDSGSILFDGSDVLPLSHSMFRPLRRDIQMVFQEPYVALNPRWTVERLVSEPLALDPEMENAARRRERVMEMLDLVGLRADQASAFPHQLTAGEQKRVGMARALVTKPRFVVFDEPTTALDIRVRAQIIDLVRDLQSEMNLATLFITHDLNSVRSLAHRVAVMRHGKIVETGETERIFSHPENDYTKMLLSAELPIESFSR; this is encoded by the coding sequence ATGATACACTCCCTGAACATCCCGATCCTGACCACCAGCGAATTGAGCGTCGCCTTCGAGGAAAAAACCGTCCTACATACCATCTCGCTCAAGCTGCACCGAAACGAGGTCCTGGGGATCGTGGGAGAAACCGGAGCGGGCAAATCCGTTCTGGCCCGAGCCCTCCTCGACCTACTCCCTGGCAAGGGACGGATCAGCGGCGGACGCGTCCTGATCGACGATCGCGATCCGACCCAACTGTTACCGGAGGAACTCCGACAGTTCCGCGGCGGAAAAATTTCTCTGATCGGGACTGACGCCAAGTCCCTCCTCGACCCGGTCCGCCCCGTGGGCGAGCAGGTGGCCGACGTGCTGCGGGCACACAAGGGGCTCTCTGCCAAACAAGCAAAGGCACGGGCCATCGAAATCTTCACTCAGGTCGGCATCGTGGATCCCGCGAGCCGCGCCGAGGCCTATCCCCACCAGCTTTCCGGCGGGATGGCTCAGCGAGTGATCATCGCAATGGCCCTTATCGCCGAACCTGAGATCATTCTCGCCGATGATGCGACCCTTGGTCTGGACGCAACAATACAGGTTCAAGTGCTCGATCTGCTGGTGGCGCGCTGCCGCGAGGCGGGAATGGCGGCGATGATCATCACCCACGATCTCGGCATCGTCGCGCGCTACTGCGATCGAGTTGCGATCATGCGTGAAGGCCGGATCGTGGAGGAGAGAGAGACGCACGCATTTCTCGAAGCGCCCTCGACCCCCTACGGGGCGGAACTTCTGGGCGCTGCCCGTGCCCGCCCCGTCCCGATGACGAGCAATGATGATCCAACGAAAGGACTGGAACGGCCCATCATCGAAGTGATCAATCTCGTCAAGCACTTCACCACTTCCGCCCGACATGTCGTGAGGGCGGTGGATGATGTCTCCTTTTCCATCCGCCCCGGTGAAACCCTTGCGCTCGTCGGCGAAAGCGGGTCGGGCAAGACGACGGTCGGGCAATGCCTCGTTCGCCTGCTCGGCTCCGACAGTGGCAGCATTCTGTTCGATGGTTCGGACGTCCTCCCGCTTTCGCACTCCATGTTCCGACCGCTCCGCCGTGATATCCAAATGGTTTTTCAGGAGCCATACGTGGCTCTAAACCCGCGATGGACGGTGGAGCGGCTGGTCTCCGAACCGCTGGCGCTCGATCCCGAGATGGAAAACGCGGCCAGACGCCGCGAACGGGTCATGGAGATGCTGGATCTGGTCGGTCTTCGCGCGGATCAGGCCAGTGCCTTCCCCCACCAATTGACGGCCGGCGAACAGAAGCGGGTGGGCATGGCCCGCGCGCTGGTAACGAAACCCCGCTTCGTCGTGTTCGATGAGCCGACCACCGCACTGGATATTCGCGTGCGCGCGCAGATCATCGATCTTGTGCGCGATCTGCAAAGCGAAATGAATCTCGCAACACTCTTCATTACGCACGACCTGAATTCCGTCCGCTCTCTGGCGCACAGGGTCGCGGTCATGCGCCACGGAAAAATCGTGGAGACCGGCGAGACCGAACGCATCTTCTCCCACCCCGAAAATGATTACACGAAAATGCTCCTGAGCGCAGAACTGCCCATCGAGAGCTTTTCCCGATGA
- a CDS encoding GntR family transcriptional regulator, with product MNLDMSSDRPNEGNESHETPQRLKHGYAASEITRRLIHAIFEQRLPPGARITEAQLAEAFSVSRTVVRLSMNQMSEIGVFIKTPNIGYTIASPSRREAGMMLELRHMIEPPMVSKIADQRSEADLKVLERHIEMEAEARVTNNRARLVRLTGEFHMKLAEISGNPYLIRCMTELQVLTCLAILVHAERELGCPRDEHSEIVDAIAQGHGERASAAMAHHLDHIRQDLQLDSADEKPDLESAFRWLGNPEDGEESIHQVP from the coding sequence GTGAATCTGGATATGTCATCGGATCGTCCAAACGAAGGAAACGAAAGCCATGAAACGCCGCAGCGACTGAAGCATGGATATGCAGCGAGCGAGATCACACGCCGCCTGATCCATGCGATTTTTGAACAGAGGCTCCCGCCGGGGGCGCGGATCACGGAGGCGCAGCTTGCCGAGGCCTTCAGTGTGAGCCGAACAGTCGTGCGTCTGTCAATGAACCAGATGTCCGAAATCGGCGTGTTCATCAAGACGCCGAACATCGGCTATACAATCGCTTCCCCGAGCCGTCGCGAGGCGGGAATGATGCTGGAACTTCGCCATATGATCGAGCCGCCGATGGTGAGCAAGATTGCGGATCAGCGCAGCGAGGCCGATCTGAAGGTTCTGGAACGTCACATAGAAATGGAGGCGGAGGCGCGGGTAACGAACAATCGTGCGCGGTTGGTCCGGTTGACGGGCGAATTCCACATGAAGCTCGCCGAGATAAGTGGAAATCCTTATCTGATCCGTTGCATGACTGAGCTGCAGGTTCTGACTTGCCTTGCCATTCTCGTGCATGCCGAGCGAGAGCTCGGGTGCCCGCGTGATGAGCACAGCGAAATCGTTGACGCGATTGCGCAAGGGCATGGCGAAAGGGCTTCTGCCGCGATGGCGCATCACCTCGATCACATTCGTCAGGATCTGCAACTGGACAGCGCTGACGAGAAACCGGATCTGGAAAGCGCCTTCCGCTGGCTCGGCAATCCGGAAGACGGCGAGGAATCGATTCATCAGGTTCCATGA
- a CDS encoding ABC transporter permease produces the protein MTLSPTWQRLPRFLRILLKRLPMVFPQVLGVIFVTFMLVRLLPGDPALLMLGNMATEESIDNLREQLGLNDSLLTQFVGYLTGVIQGDLGISLFTSNPVVVDLMERAPATLEMIFYAMLLTVILGVTVAVLAVVHPGGIADYVSRIYGMAAGAIPDFWVGLLLIFFLFAILGVAPAPFGRIDPMIAPPPAVTGFYTFDALIAGDLAALKSAAGRLILPVLTLTIVNAGALMKMSKTAFADIWRAEFIRHQRASGLAQSRIIRNALRNSLPPVITLVGFLMGFLLGAAVLVETIFSWGGLGQYAVQAVTYSDYPALQGFVLVAAVFILVVYLVVDILYELTDPRIQT, from the coding sequence ATGACCCTTTCCCCGACATGGCAGCGATTGCCACGCTTTCTCCGCATCCTTCTCAAACGCCTTCCCATGGTTTTCCCGCAGGTTCTGGGCGTGATCTTTGTGACATTCATGCTTGTACGGCTGCTGCCCGGCGACCCCGCGCTGTTGATGCTGGGCAATATGGCGACCGAAGAGAGCATCGACAATCTCCGTGAGCAGCTCGGATTGAACGACAGCCTTCTCACACAATTCGTCGGCTACCTGACTGGCGTCATTCAAGGCGATCTGGGAATTTCGCTCTTCACATCGAACCCCGTGGTAGTCGACCTGATGGAACGTGCGCCGGCCACGCTGGAGATGATCTTCTATGCCATGTTGCTCACCGTTATCCTTGGGGTGACCGTGGCCGTCCTGGCGGTGGTGCATCCCGGCGGCATTGCCGATTACGTCAGCCGTATCTACGGCATGGCGGCGGGTGCCATCCCGGATTTCTGGGTCGGGCTCCTTCTTATCTTTTTCCTGTTCGCGATTCTGGGCGTCGCACCCGCCCCCTTCGGCCGCATCGACCCCATGATTGCCCCGCCCCCGGCCGTCACCGGCTTCTACACTTTCGACGCTCTGATTGCCGGCGATCTCGCCGCGCTGAAGTCCGCGGCCGGCCGCCTGATCCTCCCGGTACTCACGCTCACAATCGTCAATGCCGGGGCGCTGATGAAGATGAGCAAGACCGCCTTCGCGGATATCTGGCGGGCCGAATTCATCCGGCACCAACGCGCCAGCGGCCTGGCCCAGAGCCGGATCATCCGAAACGCGCTGCGCAACAGCTTACCGCCCGTCATCACGCTCGTCGGCTTTCTCATGGGATTCCTGCTCGGCGCCGCCGTTCTCGTGGAAACCATCTTCTCATGGGGTGGTCTCGGGCAATACGCGGTGCAGGCCGTCACCTATTCCGATTACCCAGCGCTACAGGGGTTCGTGCTGGTCGCGGCGGTTTTCATTCTGGTCGTCTATCTAGTCGTGGACATTCTCTACGAACTGACCGACCCGCGGATCCAGACATGA